In the Arachis ipaensis cultivar K30076 chromosome B10, Araip1.1, whole genome shotgun sequence genome, one interval contains:
- the LOC110267953 gene encoding uncharacterized protein LOC110267953: MASRGRGRERNRGQRRRANEVTIPIDSLTDIMTAMTSVAAAIGTVAVATIRVMDGMQPQAGTGNNDDNEYEGGHNAPNTRVPLSYLEQVNVGQATGESSRRAEVARSDHREPFTKKKGKITPRSQIFKKNRFVASHSQRWSTDRRNDNRLDPNAEGKTSTQLDNLRCPRCKKYHPNRPCRAGLGVCYKCGRPWHMSWNCPYKENRDATEFNSHSRDAGREAPH; encoded by the coding sequence atggCATCTCGTGGGCGCGGTCGTGAGCGTAATCGAGGTCAAAGACGGCGAGCtaatgaggtaaccataccaatAGATAGTTTGACCGATATCATGACTGCAATGACGAGTGTTGCTGCTGCCATTGGTACTGTTGCTGTCGCGACCATCCGAGTAATGGATGGGATGCAACCACAAGCTGGAACTGGCAACAATGATGATAATGAATATGAAGGTGGACATAATGCTCCGAATACAAGGGTACCACTGAGTTATCTGGAGCAGGTTAACGTGGGTCAGGCAACGGGAGAAAGCTCAAGGAGGGCTGAGGTAGCAAGAAGTGATCACCGAGAacccttcacaaagaaaaagggaaagattacACCGAGGAGCCAAATTTTCAAAAAGAATCGCTTTGTCGCTTCACATTCTCAGCGCTGGAGCACTGACCGAAGGAACGATAACCGTCTGGATCCGAATGCTGAAGGGAAAACTAGTACTCAACTGGATAATTTAAGGTGCCCAAGGTGCAAGAAGTACCATCCAAACAGACCGTGCAGGGCCGGATTAGgcgtatgttacaagtgcgggagACCATGGCATATGTCTTGGAATTGTCCATACAAAGAAAATCGGGATGCAACTGAATTTAATTCTCATAGCCGAG